Proteins encoded in a region of the Gulosibacter sediminis genome:
- a CDS encoding DUF3043 domain-containing protein, giving the protein MAKNSASEQNVPESSDEAGLTSGKKGPTPRRRDAEAANFRPLVPEDRKEAKRQSRAKMQVEQQKAREGMARGDDRYLRPNERGPQKRYLRDFIDARITLGEWLLPLMFLVIFATFIPQTNAAVWAMMFIWIYLALCVAEGLLYGAMIRRKVREVVGDDKTEKGFLFQAMGRSMQIRMLRMPKPQVKRFDKIEFTGR; this is encoded by the coding sequence ATGGCGAAGAATTCGGCGAGCGAGCAGAACGTCCCCGAGTCGAGCGACGAGGCCGGCCTGACCTCGGGCAAGAAGGGACCAACGCCCCGCCGCAGGGACGCCGAGGCGGCGAACTTCCGCCCGCTCGTGCCCGAAGACCGCAAAGAGGCCAAGCGCCAGTCGCGGGCCAAGATGCAGGTCGAGCAGCAGAAGGCGCGCGAGGGCATGGCCCGCGGCGACGACCGCTACTTGCGCCCGAACGAGCGCGGCCCGCAGAAGCGCTACCTGCGCGACTTCATCGACGCGCGCATCACGCTCGGCGAGTGGCTGCTTCCCCTCATGTTCCTCGTGATCTTCGCCACGTTCATTCCGCAGACGAACGCCGCCGTGTGGGCAATGATGTTCATCTGGATTTACCTCGCGCTCTGTGTCGCCGAGGGCCTGCTCTACGGTGCGATGATCCGCCGCAAGGTGCGCGAGGTCGTCGGCGACGACAAGACCGAGAAGGGCTTCCTCTTCCAGGCCATGGGCCGCAGCATGCAGATCCGCATGCTGCGCATGCCGAAGCCCCAGGTGAAGCGCTTCGACAAGATTGAGTTCACCGGCCGCTAG
- the hisD gene encoding histidinol dehydrogenase, whose product MIQLIDLRGRDLSVAQLRAALPRPEVDVSRALAGATQLIQDVREHGADALREQAEKFDGVRPEHIRVPQAAIDEAVAGLDAQVRAGLDEMIRRVRLGSAAQVPPPARTELASGAVVEQRWQPVDRVGLYVPGGKAVYPSSVVMNVVPAQAAGVPSIALASPAQAEFGGLPHPTILAAAGILGVTEVYAMGGAGAIGALAYGVAELDLEPVNVITGPGNVWVAAAKRAVSAQVGIDAEAGPTEILIIADETARPQLVAADLLSQAEHDELAAAVLVTDSQAFADAVASELEALAAATRHAERVQISLSGQQSAIVLVDDIAAACAVSNVYGPEHLEIHTADDDATLRGITNAGAIFLGPNSPVPLGDYIAGSNHVLPTGGQSAHSAGLGAYTFLRAQQIIRYDAAALADVADRLSAVALAEDLPAHAASVTARATTGE is encoded by the coding sequence ATGATCCAGCTCATTGATCTGCGCGGTCGCGACCTTTCGGTCGCGCAGCTGCGCGCTGCCCTGCCCCGCCCCGAGGTCGACGTGAGCCGTGCGCTCGCCGGCGCGACCCAGCTCATCCAGGACGTGCGCGAGCATGGGGCGGATGCGCTGCGCGAGCAGGCCGAAAAGTTCGACGGGGTGCGCCCCGAGCACATCCGGGTGCCGCAGGCGGCGATCGACGAGGCCGTCGCGGGGCTGGATGCGCAGGTGCGGGCCGGACTCGACGAGATGATTCGCCGCGTGCGCCTCGGTTCGGCAGCCCAGGTGCCGCCGCCCGCCCGCACCGAACTCGCGAGCGGGGCGGTCGTCGAGCAGCGCTGGCAGCCGGTCGACCGCGTCGGGCTCTACGTGCCCGGCGGCAAGGCCGTGTACCCCTCGAGCGTCGTCATGAACGTCGTGCCCGCCCAGGCGGCCGGCGTGCCGTCGATTGCGCTCGCTTCGCCGGCGCAGGCCGAGTTCGGCGGACTGCCGCACCCGACCATCCTCGCGGCCGCGGGCATCCTCGGCGTCACCGAGGTCTACGCGATGGGTGGCGCGGGCGCGATCGGCGCGCTCGCCTACGGCGTTGCCGAGCTCGACCTTGAGCCGGTCAACGTCATCACCGGCCCGGGCAACGTCTGGGTCGCGGCCGCGAAGCGCGCCGTGAGCGCGCAAGTGGGCATCGATGCGGAGGCTGGCCCCACCGAGATCCTGATCATCGCCGACGAGACCGCGCGGCCGCAGCTCGTGGCCGCCGACCTGCTGAGCCAGGCCGAGCACGACGAGCTGGCTGCGGCCGTGCTCGTCACCGACAGCCAGGCTTTCGCCGACGCCGTCGCATCCGAACTCGAGGCGCTCGCGGCGGCGACCAGGCACGCCGAGCGCGTGCAGATCTCGCTTTCGGGCCAGCAGTCGGCGATCGTGCTCGTCGACGACATCGCCGCCGCCTGCGCCGTGTCGAACGTGTACGGCCCCGAGCACCTCGAGATCCACACCGCCGACGACGACGCGACGCTGCGTGGCATCACGAACGCCGGCGCGATCTTCCTCGGCCCTAACTCGCCCGTGCCGCTCGGCGACTACATCGCCGGATCGAATCACGTGCTGCCCACGGGTGGCCAGTCGGCACACTCGGCGGGGCTCGGCGCCTACACGTTCCTGCGCGCCCAGCAGATCATTCGCTACGACGCCGCGGCGCTCGCCGACGTGGCCGACCGCCTCAGCGCGGTGGCGCTCGCGGAGGATCTGCCGGCACACGCCGCGTCGGTCACCGCCCGCGCGACGACGGGGGAGTAG
- a CDS encoding RluA family pseudouridine synthase, giving the protein MESRMLPVPDGLDGERVDAGVSKLLGLSRSRVAAIADGGTVRLDGRVVGKSDRLRAGAMLDVEWEPERPLEVEPIDVPELEIVHDEASFVVVMKPVGVAAHPSVGWTGPTVLGALAAAGFRISTSGQPERQGIVHRLDVGTSGLMVVAKTERAYSVLKQAFRDRTVDKTYHAVVQGLLDPLSGTIDAPIGRHPGSSWKFAVVAGGKPSITHYETLEAFRRGSLIEVHLETGRTHQIRVHMSAQHHPCMGDPLYGGDPKLAAALGLERQWLHAVKLGFEHPERGGYVEFSSEYPADLQHALELLRAGKPE; this is encoded by the coding sequence ATGGAATCACGGATGCTGCCGGTACCCGACGGCCTCGACGGCGAGCGGGTGGATGCCGGAGTCTCGAAGCTCCTCGGCCTGAGCCGTTCGCGAGTGGCCGCGATCGCCGATGGGGGAACGGTTCGCCTTGACGGCCGCGTCGTCGGCAAGTCGGACCGCCTCCGGGCCGGCGCGATGCTCGACGTCGAGTGGGAGCCCGAGCGGCCCCTGGAGGTCGAGCCGATCGACGTGCCCGAGCTCGAGATCGTGCACGACGAGGCGAGCTTCGTCGTCGTCATGAAGCCGGTCGGCGTTGCCGCACATCCCTCGGTGGGGTGGACCGGCCCAACCGTGCTTGGCGCGCTCGCCGCTGCCGGCTTCCGCATTTCGACTTCGGGGCAGCCGGAGCGCCAGGGCATCGTGCACCGCCTCGACGTCGGCACGAGCGGCCTCATGGTCGTCGCGAAGACCGAGCGTGCCTACTCGGTGCTCAAGCAGGCTTTCCGCGATCGCACGGTCGACAAGACGTATCACGCGGTCGTGCAGGGTCTGCTCGACCCGCTCTCGGGCACGATTGACGCGCCGATCGGCCGGCATCCCGGCTCGAGCTGGAAGTTCGCGGTGGTCGCCGGCGGCAAGCCTTCGATCACCCACTACGAGACGCTCGAGGCGTTCCGTCGCGGCTCGCTCATCGAAGTGCACCTAGAGACCGGCCGCACCCACCAGATCCGCGTGCACATGTCGGCCCAGCACCACCCGTGCATGGGCGACCCGCTCTACGGCGGCGACCCGAAGCTCGCCGCGGCCCTCGGCCTCGAGCGGCAGTGGCTGCACGCCGTGAAGCTTGGTTTTGAGCATCCCGAGCGCGGCGGCTACGTTGAATTCAGCTCGGAGTATCCGGCCGATCTGCAACACGCCCTGGAACTCTTGCGGGCGGGTAAGCCCGAGTAG
- the nrdR gene encoding transcriptional regulator NrdR translates to MHCPFCRHPDSRVIDSRTTDDGYAIRRRRQCPNCNRRFSTLETASLSVIKRSGVAESFSRDKVMSGVRKACQGRPVTDADLAQLAQKVEETIRQSGASQVEANEIGLAILPFLRELDDIAYLRFASVYQGFASLSDFEQAIEHLKHDDIVPKYSDETVDGEPLDHSE, encoded by the coding sequence GTGCACTGTCCGTTCTGCCGCCACCCCGATTCGCGGGTCATCGACTCGCGCACAACCGACGACGGCTACGCGATCCGCCGGCGTCGTCAGTGCCCGAACTGCAATCGCCGCTTTTCGACGCTCGAGACCGCGAGCCTCAGCGTCATCAAGCGCTCCGGCGTGGCCGAGTCATTCTCGCGCGACAAGGTAATGTCGGGCGTGCGCAAGGCATGCCAGGGTCGACCCGTCACCGACGCCGACCTCGCGCAGCTTGCGCAGAAGGTCGAGGAGACGATTCGGCAGTCGGGCGCCTCGCAGGTCGAGGCGAACGAGATCGGCCTCGCGATCCTCCCGTTCCTGCGCGAGCTCGACGACATTGCCTACCTCCGCTTCGCGAGCGTCTATCAGGGCTTTGCCTCGCTGAGCGACTTCGAGCAGGCGATCGAACACCTCAAGCACGACGACATCGTGCCGAAGTACTCCGACGAGACCGTCGACGGCGAGCCGCTCGACCACTCCGAATAG
- a CDS encoding MFS transporter, giving the protein MSTSTTRHSLLRNRQYAAWLVSDTAKGLASALFAFALPLIALFVTNDPAQAGVIGAVGMAVRTVTTVFGGVLADRHPRIALMVTGSLVGVVLAVALTALALTDALSFATLLGVQTLLAARAGLFDVAGESALKELVPDDAMGRAQAANQGRDAVLQLAGGPLGGILLAAGAWLVGAVMALCHLVAAATAWLLHRRTTASTGAADEFAWAARAAEAPGASEASETTETKSGAAPNAAREIAEGFRWLFARPDLRGALFAATIINLGFSSALTTVTYALQQQGHSPVTIGFLTTGAGLAMLGGAMLAPLLVTRVRAGTVVIGGLAVAAVGVFGMIPVHDPLALAFVLAGTVVCIPAVNAALMGYFMVATPSAMLGRANSASAVLGMGAMPLAPLIAGVGLSLVGRDVTLIVATVICAASVLLAAKNPALRALPTESGWSAHAAQFERPNT; this is encoded by the coding sequence ATGAGCACCTCAACGACGCGGCACAGCCTGCTTCGCAACCGCCAGTACGCGGCGTGGCTCGTCAGCGATACGGCCAAGGGACTCGCGAGCGCACTGTTTGCGTTCGCGCTACCTCTCATTGCGCTCTTCGTCACCAACGACCCCGCCCAGGCCGGCGTCATCGGCGCCGTCGGCATGGCGGTGCGCACGGTCACGACCGTGTTCGGCGGCGTCCTCGCCGACCGGCACCCCCGCATCGCCCTCATGGTCACCGGCTCGCTCGTCGGGGTGGTGCTGGCGGTGGCCCTCACCGCGCTCGCGCTCACCGATGCCCTCAGCTTCGCCACGCTACTCGGCGTGCAGACCCTGCTCGCGGCGCGTGCTGGCCTCTTCGATGTTGCCGGCGAGAGCGCGCTCAAGGAGCTCGTGCCCGACGACGCGATGGGCCGCGCGCAGGCGGCGAATCAGGGCCGGGATGCGGTGCTGCAACTCGCCGGCGGACCCCTCGGTGGCATCCTGCTCGCGGCCGGCGCCTGGCTGGTCGGGGCGGTAATGGCTCTGTGTCATCTCGTGGCCGCGGCCACCGCCTGGCTGCTGCATCGACGCACCACGGCGTCAACCGGCGCTGCGGACGAATTCGCCTGGGCGGCCCGGGCCGCCGAGGCGCCCGGAGCATCCGAAGCATCCGAGACCACCGAGACGAAGTCCGGCGCCGCGCCGAACGCCGCCCGCGAGATCGCCGAGGGGTTCCGCTGGCTGTTCGCCCGGCCCGATCTGCGCGGGGCACTCTTCGCCGCGACGATCATCAATCTTGGCTTCAGCAGCGCCCTCACCACCGTGACGTACGCGCTGCAGCAGCAGGGCCACTCACCCGTGACGATCGGCTTCCTCACGACCGGCGCCGGCCTCGCGATGCTCGGCGGTGCCATGCTCGCCCCACTGCTCGTCACGCGCGTGCGCGCCGGCACCGTGGTCATCGGCGGCCTTGCCGTGGCGGCAGTCGGCGTGTTCGGCATGATCCCCGTTCACGACCCGCTCGCGCTCGCCTTCGTGCTGGCCGGCACCGTCGTGTGCATCCCCGCCGTCAACGCGGCCCTCATGGGCTACTTCATGGTGGCCACCCCGAGCGCGATGCTCGGGCGCGCCAACAGCGCCTCCGCCGTACTCGGCATGGGTGCGATGCCCCTCGCGCCCCTCATCGCCGGGGTCGGCCTGTCGCTCGTCGGCCGCGACGTCACCCTCATCGTCGCGACGGTCATCTGCGCGGCCTCTGTGCTGCTCGCCGCAAAGAACCCGGCGCTGCGAGCCCTGCCCACCGAGTCGGGCTGGTCGGCGCACGCCGCACAGTTCGAGCGCCCCAATACCTAG
- a CDS encoding helix-turn-helix domain-containing protein produces MADEQQRSAHPGERPATTAMLKAYAHPLRRRIARAVAARGYARAADLAADLGVPANSVSFHLRVLANAGMLEEDSEHARDKRDRVWKTVDGAWTVGSPEHPVDDEVLAMSVMGELAEDHLALLRRVVAWAGDYVSGRDAAQHGTFSQSSLRLSEAEFRRLEARIQEVITEATHAHDPADPDTRFWNLDIIGADDTI; encoded by the coding sequence ATGGCAGACGAGCAGCAACGGTCAGCGCATCCGGGGGAGCGGCCCGCGACGACGGCAATGCTGAAGGCGTACGCGCATCCGCTGCGGCGCCGCATCGCGAGGGCCGTCGCGGCGCGAGGGTACGCGCGAGCGGCCGATCTGGCCGCCGACCTCGGGGTGCCCGCGAACAGTGTGAGCTTCCACCTGCGGGTACTCGCGAACGCGGGCATGCTCGAGGAGGACTCGGAACACGCGCGCGACAAGCGTGACCGCGTGTGGAAGACCGTCGACGGGGCGTGGACCGTCGGCTCGCCCGAGCATCCGGTCGATGACGAAGTGCTCGCGATGTCGGTCATGGGCGAGCTCGCCGAAGACCACCTCGCGCTGCTGAGGCGCGTCGTGGCGTGGGCGGGCGACTATGTCTCGGGCCGCGACGCCGCGCAGCACGGAACGTTTTCGCAGAGCAGTCTTCGGCTCAGCGAGGCGGAATTCCGCAGGCTCGAGGCGAGGATCCAGGAAGTCATCACCGAGGCCACGCACGCCCACGACCCGGCTGACCCCGACACTCGCTTCTGGAATCTCGACATCATCGGCGCTGACGACACGATCTGA
- the dnaE gene encoding DNA polymerase III subunit alpha, whose product MLDGAAKIEDMIKRAAELGMPAIATTDHGNMFSAYEFFRTAKRYDIKPIIGTEAYLTPGTHRSDRSRVRWGNGGGDDVSGGGAYTHMTMLSETTEGMHNLFRLSSYASIEGQYFKPRMDRELLQRYAKGIIATTGCPSGEVQTRLRLGQWDAAVEAAGEFRDIFGKDNFFLEFMDHGVGVERRVREDLLKLRDHLGLPMVITNDLHYTHKEDAVAHSALLCVQSGATLDDPNRFKFDGEGYYLKTAEEMRHQFREFPEGCDNTLLIAERCTAAFDEEANYMPAFPVPEGETEATWFVKEVDRGLHYRYGDTIPDDVRKQADYEIGIITQMGFPGYFLVVADYIQWAKENGVRVGPGRGSGAGSMCAYAMRITDLDPLQHGLIFERFLNPDRVSMPDFDIDFDDRRRSEVIHYVTEKYGDEYVAQIVTYGTIKSKQALKDASRVLGYPFSVGDQLTKAMPEAIMGKDIPLAGVYDTAHPRYKEAGEMRAVIESNPDFQKAFETAKGIEGLKRQWGVHAAGVIMSSHPIIDVIPLMKREQDGQIVTQFDYPSCESLGLIKMDFLGLRNLTIISDALENITQNRGETIDLETLELTDKATYELLSRGDTLGVFQLDGNGLRSLLRLMRPDNFDDVSATIALYRPGPMGANSHTNYAMRKNGQQPITPIHPELEEPLADILSESYGLIIYQEQVMAIAQKVAGYTLGQADLLRRAMGKKKKSELDKQFAIFSEGMNKSGFSDAAVQALWDILLPFSDYAFNKAHSAAYGVISYWTAFLKTHYAPEYMAGLLTSVGDSRDKLAEYLNECRRMRIQVLQPDVNESTLRFRAVGHDIRFGLGAVRNVGEQVVAEIIKAREEQGDFTSFHDFLKKVPISVANKRTVESLIKAGAFDTMGPTRRALLEIHDDAIDAAVSRKRNEAHGQVDLFAGLMEFEEEEQVVPERPEFTRKDKLAFERDMLGLYVSDHPLKGLEVELSKLSATPILDLVGDTDVRDGEQVQIAGLITTVQHRVARNSGNPYGLVSIEDFGGEITIMFLGKTYLEYRDQLESDTIAVIRGRAQHRDDGINITAQGITVPHLSVGDNPPLTLTLPDVRATETLVTELDELLRRNSGESEVRLHLETQQSVRMFELPHRVSLGSAIYSELAALLGPGSVS is encoded by the coding sequence ATGCTCGACGGTGCGGCGAAGATCGAGGACATGATCAAACGCGCGGCCGAACTCGGCATGCCGGCGATCGCGACCACTGACCACGGCAACATGTTCTCGGCGTACGAGTTCTTCCGTACCGCGAAGCGCTACGACATCAAGCCGATCATCGGCACCGAGGCGTACCTCACCCCGGGCACGCACCGCTCCGACCGCTCGCGCGTGCGCTGGGGCAACGGTGGCGGTGACGACGTCTCAGGTGGTGGCGCGTACACGCACATGACGATGCTGTCCGAGACCACCGAGGGCATGCACAACCTGTTCCGGCTCTCGTCCTACGCCTCCATCGAGGGGCAGTACTTCAAGCCGCGCATGGACCGCGAGCTGCTGCAGCGCTATGCGAAGGGCATCATTGCGACGACGGGCTGCCCTTCCGGCGAGGTGCAGACGCGCCTGCGGCTCGGGCAGTGGGATGCGGCGGTCGAGGCCGCGGGCGAGTTCCGCGACATCTTCGGCAAGGACAACTTCTTCCTCGAGTTCATGGACCACGGGGTTGGCGTTGAGCGCCGCGTGCGCGAGGACCTGCTGAAGCTGCGCGATCACCTGGGCCTGCCCATGGTGATCACGAACGACCTCCACTACACGCACAAGGAAGACGCCGTCGCGCACTCGGCGCTGCTCTGCGTGCAGTCGGGCGCGACGCTCGACGACCCGAATCGCTTCAAGTTTGATGGCGAGGGGTACTACCTCAAGACCGCCGAGGAGATGCGGCACCAGTTCCGCGAGTTCCCCGAGGGCTGCGACAACACCCTCCTCATCGCCGAGCGCTGCACCGCTGCGTTCGACGAAGAAGCGAACTACATGCCCGCCTTCCCGGTGCCCGAGGGGGAGACCGAGGCGACGTGGTTCGTGAAGGAGGTCGACCGTGGCCTGCACTACCGCTACGGCGACACGATCCCCGACGATGTGCGCAAGCAGGCCGACTACGAGATCGGCATCATCACCCAGATGGGCTTCCCCGGCTACTTCCTCGTCGTCGCCGACTACATCCAGTGGGCGAAGGAGAACGGCGTGCGCGTCGGCCCCGGTCGTGGTTCGGGCGCCGGCTCGATGTGCGCCTACGCGATGCGCATCACCGACCTCGACCCGCTGCAGCACGGCCTTATCTTCGAGCGCTTCCTCAACCCCGACCGCGTCTCGATGCCCGACTTCGATATCGACTTCGATGACCGCCGCCGCTCCGAGGTGATCCACTACGTCACCGAGAAGTACGGCGACGAGTACGTCGCGCAGATCGTCACGTACGGGACGATCAAGTCGAAGCAGGCGCTCAAGGACGCCTCGCGCGTGCTCGGCTACCCGTTCTCGGTGGGCGACCAGCTCACGAAGGCGATGCCCGAGGCGATCATGGGCAAGGACATCCCGCTCGCCGGTGTCTACGACACGGCGCACCCACGCTACAAGGAGGCGGGGGAGATGCGTGCCGTCATCGAATCGAACCCCGACTTCCAGAAGGCGTTCGAGACGGCGAAGGGCATTGAGGGCCTGAAGCGCCAGTGGGGCGTGCACGCGGCCGGCGTGATCATGTCCTCGCATCCGATCATCGACGTGATCCCGCTCATGAAGCGCGAGCAGGATGGCCAGATCGTCACGCAGTTCGACTACCCCTCGTGCGAGTCGCTCGGCCTGATCAAGATGGACTTCCTCGGACTGCGCAACCTCACGATCATCTCGGATGCGCTCGAGAACATCACGCAGAACCGCGGCGAGACGATCGACCTCGAGACGCTCGAGCTCACCGACAAGGCGACCTACGAGCTGCTGAGCCGCGGCGACACGCTCGGCGTGTTCCAGCTCGATGGCAACGGCCTGCGCTCGCTGCTGCGCCTCATGCGCCCCGACAACTTCGACGACGTCTCGGCGACGATCGCGCTCTACCGCCCCGGCCCCATGGGCGCGAATTCGCACACGAACTACGCGATGCGCAAGAACGGCCAGCAGCCGATCACGCCGATCCACCCCGAGCTCGAAGAGCCGCTCGCCGACATCCTCTCGGAGTCCTACGGCCTCATCATCTACCAGGAGCAGGTGATGGCGATCGCGCAGAAGGTCGCGGGCTACACCCTCGGCCAGGCCGACCTGCTGCGTCGCGCGATGGGTAAGAAGAAGAAGTCCGAGCTCGACAAGCAGTTCGCGATCTTCTCGGAGGGCATGAACAAGAGCGGCTTCTCGGACGCCGCCGTGCAGGCGCTCTGGGATATCCTGCTGCCGTTCTCGGACTACGCGTTCAACAAGGCCCACTCGGCCGCCTACGGCGTCATTTCGTACTGGACCGCATTTCTCAAGACCCACTACGCGCCCGAGTACATGGCCGGTCTGCTCACCTCGGTTGGCGACTCGCGCGACAAGCTCGCCGAGTACCTCAACGAGTGCCGCCGCATGCGCATCCAGGTGCTGCAGCCCGACGTGAACGAGTCGACCCTGCGCTTCCGCGCCGTCGGCCACGACATCCGCTTCGGCCTCGGCGCCGTGCGCAACGTGGGCGAGCAGGTCGTGGCCGAGATCATCAAGGCACGCGAGGAACAGGGCGACTTCACGTCGTTCCACGACTTCCTCAAGAAGGTGCCGATCTCGGTCGCGAACAAGCGCACCGTCGAGTCGCTCATCAAAGCCGGCGCGTTCGACACGATGGGCCCGACCCGCCGCGCGCTGCTCGAGATTCACGACGATGCGATCGACGCCGCCGTGAGCCGCAAGCGCAACGAGGCCCACGGTCAGGTCGACCTCTTCGCCGGGCTCATGGAGTTCGAGGAAGAGGAACAGGTGGTGCCCGAGCGCCCCGAGTTCACTCGCAAGGACAAGCTCGCCTTCGAGCGCGACATGCTCGGCCTCTACGTCTCCGACCACCCGCTCAAGGGCCTGGAGGTTGAGCTCTCGAAGCTCTCGGCCACGCCGATCCTCGACCTCGTCGGCGACACCGACGTGCGCGACGGCGAACAGGTGCAGATCGCCGGGCTCATCACGACGGTGCAGCACCGCGTGGCCCGCAATTCCGGTAACCCGTACGGGCTCGTATCGATCGAGGACTTCGGCGGCGAGATTACCATCATGTTCCTTGGCAAGACCTACCTCGAGTACCGCGATCAGCTCGAGAGCGACACGATCGCCGTGATTCGCGGCCGGGCGCAGCACCGCGACGATGGCATCAACATCACGGCGCAGGGCATCACGGTGCCGCACTTGTCGGTCGGCGACAACCCGCCGCTTACCCTGACGCTGCCCGACGTGCGCGCGACCGAGACGCTTGTGACCGAGCTCGACGAACTGCTGCGCCGTAATTCGGGCGAGTCCGAGGTGCGCCTGCACCTCGAGACCCAGCAATCGGTGCGCATGTTCGAGCTGCCGCACCGGGTGTCGCTCGGCTCGGCGATCTACTCGGAGCTCGCCGCGCTGCTCGGCCCCGGCTCGGTCAGCTAG
- a CDS encoding quinone-dependent dihydroorotate dehydrogenase has translation MDAEKAHHVGASVIRWIGSVPPLAAVLGRFTRPDARLRTSALGLEFPSPFGLAAGFDKNADMVDGLAALGFGHVEVGTVTPLAQPGNPKPRMYRLPRDRGLINRMGFNNDGAEGAAASLRARRNRSAIVGVNIGKNKLTRDEDAVADYVAAAKSVRDEADYLVINVSSPNTPGLRGLQELDALEPILRETLDAAEGVPLLVKIAPDLENDAIQRIGELVRRVGLAGVVATNTTISRDGLRASARVVEAYGAGGLSGAPLAGRSLEVLRLVRAALGDDLCVISVGGVTGAGDVRARLDAGATLVQGYTAFLYEGPMWAAAINRELTR, from the coding sequence ATGGATGCCGAGAAGGCCCACCACGTCGGGGCCTCGGTGATTCGCTGGATCGGCTCGGTGCCGCCGCTCGCGGCCGTGCTCGGGCGCTTCACCCGGCCGGATGCGCGGCTGCGCACGAGCGCGCTCGGCCTCGAGTTTCCCTCGCCATTCGGCCTGGCCGCCGGTTTCGACAAGAACGCCGACATGGTCGACGGTCTCGCGGCGCTCGGCTTTGGCCACGTCGAGGTGGGCACCGTGACGCCGCTCGCGCAGCCGGGCAATCCGAAGCCGCGCATGTACCGGTTGCCGCGCGACCGCGGCCTCATCAACCGCATGGGTTTCAACAACGACGGCGCGGAGGGGGCCGCGGCCTCGCTGCGTGCGCGCCGCAACCGGAGTGCCATCGTCGGCGTGAACATTGGGAAGAACAAGCTGACGCGCGACGAGGATGCCGTCGCCGACTACGTTGCCGCGGCGAAGTCCGTGCGCGACGAGGCCGACTACCTCGTGATCAACGTGTCGTCGCCGAACACTCCTGGCCTGCGCGGCCTGCAGGAGCTCGATGCGCTCGAGCCGATCCTGCGCGAGACGCTGGACGCGGCCGAGGGGGTACCGCTGCTCGTGAAGATCGCGCCCGACCTCGAGAACGACGCGATTCAGCGCATCGGCGAACTCGTGCGCCGGGTCGGCCTTGCGGGCGTCGTCGCGACAAACACGACGATCTCGCGCGATGGGCTGCGGGCCTCGGCGCGCGTTGTCGAGGCGTACGGCGCTGGCGGACTCTCGGGCGCGCCGCTCGCGGGCCGCTCCCTCGAGGTGCTGCGGCTCGTGCGCGCGGCGCTCGGCGACGACCTCTGCGTCATCTCGGTCGGCGGCGTCACCGGCGCGGGCGACGTGCGCGCCCGGCTCGATGCCGGCGCCACGCTCGTGCAGGGGTACACGGCGTTCCTCTACGAGGGGCCGATGTGGGCCGCGGCGATTAACCGCGAGCTGACGCGCTAA
- the lspA gene encoding signal peptidase II — MSDASPERRVRPGVLALLAGIAVVWFSLDQFTKHLVETNLTEGEVVPVLGNVLQWYFVRNPGAAFSMIADMTWILTIVATAVVVVIVVLARRIQSKWWALVFGLVLGGALGNLFDRLFRPPSFGEGHVVDFISTPWMMPAIYNVADIGVVVGMCLFVLLTILDVGLDGRRRKRGDDEPADDAEATPDESARA, encoded by the coding sequence GTGAGCGACGCATCCCCCGAACGGCGAGTCCGGCCAGGAGTCCTTGCACTCCTGGCCGGCATCGCTGTTGTCTGGTTTTCCCTTGACCAATTCACGAAGCACCTCGTCGAAACGAATCTGACCGAGGGTGAAGTCGTGCCGGTGCTCGGCAACGTCTTGCAGTGGTACTTCGTGCGCAACCCCGGCGCGGCGTTCTCGATGATCGCCGACATGACCTGGATCCTCACGATCGTGGCCACCGCGGTGGTCGTCGTGATCGTGGTGCTGGCCCGGCGCATCCAGTCGAAGTGGTGGGCGCTCGTGTTCGGCCTCGTGCTCGGCGGCGCGCTCGGCAACCTGTTTGATCGCCTGTTTCGACCACCGTCGTTTGGCGAGGGGCACGTCGTCGACTTCATCTCGACGCCATGGATGATGCCGGCGATCTATAACGTCGCCGACATCGGCGTCGTCGTGGGCATGTGCCTGTTTGTGCTGCTCACGATTCTCGACGTCGGCCTCGACGGTCGCCGCCGCAAGCGGGGCGATGACGAGCCGGCCGATGACGCCGAGGCGACGCCCGACGAAAGCGCGCGGGCCTAG